A portion of the Bombus pascuorum chromosome 8, iyBomPasc1.1, whole genome shotgun sequence genome contains these proteins:
- the LOC132909949 gene encoding clotting factor B-like isoform X1 has translation MFSLDQDVVVHRFEIVHSMEFVNEFLVIHRTNRPLSLSYRYGSSEKFVIPMRGWSETDGWDSSYSQRSPPAIFRRNTHIRPYVRLAKVEQEREQPDPLVTITETLGALNTVGSYIVNMTRGMENSSYPPKELPSAIYTISKNILGRNVTDSIAPLVRGVALPLRPIPTDSSSSFSSSSSSSSSSSPSSSFSSSSAIEINQESKEKESVISSVGCTTADGYPGKCQDLSNCPQLLLDLTKLRQSLCFKSLFVPGVCCQSTGKIDTNGTSPIVGSISTSGIESAIHPPLRPPIRPTKPHQTPRPIPLFPVASATAVTTAPTNLPGLLTTEFVPVSSPVVDSSVNHSNNFFGSSTTGGTIDTNFIQDDEECGVRNSGKYRVVGGEEALPGRWPWMAAIFLHGSKRTEFWCGGSLIGPRYILTAAHCTRDHRQRPFAARQFTVRLGDIDLERNDEPSAPETYAVKQIHAHPKFSRVGFYNDIAVLELTRTVRKSPYVIPICLPQLRYRKERFAGARPTVVGWGTTYYGGKESTVQRQAVLPVWRNEDCNAAYFQPITSNFLCAGYSQGGKDACQGDSGGPLMLRADGRWIQIGIVSFGNKCGEPGYPGVYTRVTEYIDWIKSNLN, from the exons AATTGTGCACAGTATGGAGTTTGTTAACGAATTCCTGGTCATACACCGAACAAATCGCCCACTATCGTTATCATACCG ATACGGATCATCTGAAAAGTTTGTGATACCAATGCGAGGATGGAGTGAAACGGATGGATGGGATAGCAGTTATTCGCAAAGGTCACCTCCTGCAATTTTTCGGAGGAACACACACATTAGACCTTATGTAAGGTTAGCGAAAGTCGAACAGGAACGAGAACAACCGGATCCATTGGTTACGATCACTGAAACTTTGGGTGCTTTAAACACTGTCGGCAGTTACATCGTCAATATGACCAGAGGTATGGAGAATTCAAGTTACCCGCCAAAGGAATTACCATCAGCTATATACACTAtctcaaagaatattttag GACGCAACGTAACAGATAGCATTGCACCGTTAGTTCGAGGAGTAGCTTTGCCTTTGCGACCTATACCGACCGACAGttcctcctctttctcctcctcctcctcctcctcttcctcctcctctccttcctcctccttctcttcttcttccgcAATTGAGATCAACCAAGAGAGTAAGGAAAAAGAATCTGTGATATCGTCGGTCGGCTGCACCACGGCGGACGGTTACCCGGGAAAGTGCCAAGATTTGAGTAATTGTCCTCAACTGTTACTAGATTTGACCAAACTCAGACAATCATTATGCTTCAAAAGTTTATTCGTTCCGGGAGTCTGTTGTCAATCGACGGGTAAAATTGACACCAATGGGACGAG tcCGATAGTCGGTTCGATCTCAACCTCAGGGATCGAATCAGCTATACATCCACCATTGCGACCACCAATCCGTCCGACGAAACCACATCAAACTCCTCGACCGATACCGCTGTTTCCCGTTGCCTCTGCTACCGCGGTTACGACTGCGCCGACGAATCTTCCCGGGTTGTTAACTACAGAATTCGTCCCAGTATCCTCCCCCGTTGTCGACTCATCAGTGAACCATTCGAACAATTTCTTTGGTTCTTCTACCACTGGCGGCACTATCGATACTAATTTCATACAGGACGACGAAG AATGCGGAGTAAGGAATTCGGGTAAGTATCGAGTAGTCGGTGGAGAAGAAGCTCTTCCTGGACGTTGGCCTTGGATGGCGGCCATATTCTTGCATGGCTCGAAACGCACGGAATTTTGGTGTGGTGGATCTCTTATCGGACCGCGGTATATTCTTACCGCGGCCCATTGTACGCGCGATCACCGTCAACGGCC ATTTGCCGCGAGACAATTCACTGTGCGTCTCGGGGATATTGACCTTGAAAGAAACGACGAACCAtccgccccagaaacctacgcGGTCAAGCAAATTCACGCACATCCAAAATTTTCTCGTGTTGGATTTTATAATGACATTGCGGTTCTCGAGCTGACTAGGACTGTTCGAAAATCTCCTTATGTTATACCGATCTGTCTGCCGCAACTACGTTATCGAAAAGAGCGATTTGCTGGCGCAAGGCCTACTGTAGTCGGGTGGGGTACAACTTACTACG GTGGGAAAGAAAGCACGGTACAAAGACAAGCGGTGCTGCCAGTATGGAGGAACGAAGACTGCAACGCAGCTTACTTTCAACCAATTACCAGTAATTTTCTATGCGCTGGTTACAGTCAAGGTGGCAAAGACGCTTGTCAAGGCGATTCCGGTGGTCCGCTTATGCTTAGAGCGGACGGCAGATGGATTCAAATCGGTATCGTTTCATTCGGCAACAAATGTGGAGAACCTGGATATCCGGGAGTATATACGCGTGTCACCGAATATATAGACTggattaaaagtaatttaaattaa
- the LOC132909949 gene encoding clotting factor B-like isoform X2, with product MSSSTVLKLCTVWSLLTNSWSYTEQIAHYRYHTASNRYGSSEKFVIPMRGWSETDGWDSSYSQRSPPAIFRRNTHIRPYVRLAKVEQEREQPDPLVTITETLGALNTVGSYIVNMTRGMENSSYPPKELPSAIYTISKNILGRNVTDSIAPLVRGVALPLRPIPTDSSSSFSSSSSSSSSSSPSSSFSSSSAIEINQESKEKESVISSVGCTTADGYPGKCQDLSNCPQLLLDLTKLRQSLCFKSLFVPGVCCQSTGKIDTNGTSPIVGSISTSGIESAIHPPLRPPIRPTKPHQTPRPIPLFPVASATAVTTAPTNLPGLLTTEFVPVSSPVVDSSVNHSNNFFGSSTTGGTIDTNFIQDDEECGVRNSGKYRVVGGEEALPGRWPWMAAIFLHGSKRTEFWCGGSLIGPRYILTAAHCTRDHRQRPFAARQFTVRLGDIDLERNDEPSAPETYAVKQIHAHPKFSRVGFYNDIAVLELTRTVRKSPYVIPICLPQLRYRKERFAGARPTVVGWGTTYYGGKESTVQRQAVLPVWRNEDCNAAYFQPITSNFLCAGYSQGGKDACQGDSGGPLMLRADGRWIQIGIVSFGNKCGEPGYPGVYTRVTEYIDWIKSNLN from the exons AATTGTGCACAGTATGGAGTTTGTTAACGAATTCCTGGTCATACACCGAACAAATCGCCCACTATCGTTATCATACCG CATCGAATAGATACGGATCATCTGAAAAGTTTGTGATACCAATGCGAGGATGGAGTGAAACGGATGGATGGGATAGCAGTTATTCGCAAAGGTCACCTCCTGCAATTTTTCGGAGGAACACACACATTAGACCTTATGTAAGGTTAGCGAAAGTCGAACAGGAACGAGAACAACCGGATCCATTGGTTACGATCACTGAAACTTTGGGTGCTTTAAACACTGTCGGCAGTTACATCGTCAATATGACCAGAGGTATGGAGAATTCAAGTTACCCGCCAAAGGAATTACCATCAGCTATATACACTAtctcaaagaatattttag GACGCAACGTAACAGATAGCATTGCACCGTTAGTTCGAGGAGTAGCTTTGCCTTTGCGACCTATACCGACCGACAGttcctcctctttctcctcctcctcctcctcctcttcctcctcctctccttcctcctccttctcttcttcttccgcAATTGAGATCAACCAAGAGAGTAAGGAAAAAGAATCTGTGATATCGTCGGTCGGCTGCACCACGGCGGACGGTTACCCGGGAAAGTGCCAAGATTTGAGTAATTGTCCTCAACTGTTACTAGATTTGACCAAACTCAGACAATCATTATGCTTCAAAAGTTTATTCGTTCCGGGAGTCTGTTGTCAATCGACGGGTAAAATTGACACCAATGGGACGAG tcCGATAGTCGGTTCGATCTCAACCTCAGGGATCGAATCAGCTATACATCCACCATTGCGACCACCAATCCGTCCGACGAAACCACATCAAACTCCTCGACCGATACCGCTGTTTCCCGTTGCCTCTGCTACCGCGGTTACGACTGCGCCGACGAATCTTCCCGGGTTGTTAACTACAGAATTCGTCCCAGTATCCTCCCCCGTTGTCGACTCATCAGTGAACCATTCGAACAATTTCTTTGGTTCTTCTACCACTGGCGGCACTATCGATACTAATTTCATACAGGACGACGAAG AATGCGGAGTAAGGAATTCGGGTAAGTATCGAGTAGTCGGTGGAGAAGAAGCTCTTCCTGGACGTTGGCCTTGGATGGCGGCCATATTCTTGCATGGCTCGAAACGCACGGAATTTTGGTGTGGTGGATCTCTTATCGGACCGCGGTATATTCTTACCGCGGCCCATTGTACGCGCGATCACCGTCAACGGCC ATTTGCCGCGAGACAATTCACTGTGCGTCTCGGGGATATTGACCTTGAAAGAAACGACGAACCAtccgccccagaaacctacgcGGTCAAGCAAATTCACGCACATCCAAAATTTTCTCGTGTTGGATTTTATAATGACATTGCGGTTCTCGAGCTGACTAGGACTGTTCGAAAATCTCCTTATGTTATACCGATCTGTCTGCCGCAACTACGTTATCGAAAAGAGCGATTTGCTGGCGCAAGGCCTACTGTAGTCGGGTGGGGTACAACTTACTACG GTGGGAAAGAAAGCACGGTACAAAGACAAGCGGTGCTGCCAGTATGGAGGAACGAAGACTGCAACGCAGCTTACTTTCAACCAATTACCAGTAATTTTCTATGCGCTGGTTACAGTCAAGGTGGCAAAGACGCTTGTCAAGGCGATTCCGGTGGTCCGCTTATGCTTAGAGCGGACGGCAGATGGATTCAAATCGGTATCGTTTCATTCGGCAACAAATGTGGAGAACCTGGATATCCGGGAGTATATACGCGTGTCACCGAATATATAGACTggattaaaagtaatttaaattaa
- the LOC132909975 gene encoding uncharacterized protein LOC132909975: MKSKSTSVQNFGNFVEQMIDEALENNEQMIQFHRMIYEKWNINKLSKLENTEWMRNENKSLESNKQNISATVAHRRSRRHKYKRSSLMIFRKIPTSERNLIEQSLTTQAHNSVSIVNKQTTTTNKSDNFNELNDINFPSIISDTKIVELWKNSTKRATDKLQIATNNVLAKACKPDRIHGLLFLE, translated from the exons atgaaaagtaaaagtaCTTCGGTtcaaaattttggaaatttcgtCGAACAAATGATTGATGAAGCATTAGAAAATAATG AGCAAATGATACAGTTCCATCGAATGATCTATGAGAAATggaatatcaataaattatccaaattaGAGAATACCGAATGGAtgcgaaatgaaaataaatcgttaGAATCAAATAAACAG aaCATATCGGCAACGGTCGCGCATCGTAGATCACGCCGTCACAAATATAAACGATCCTCCTTAATGATCTTTCGTAAAATACCTACGAGTGAAAGGAACTTGATAGAGCAATCGTTAACGACGCAAGCACACAACTCAGTTTCAATCGTCAATAAACAAACTACTACTACTAACAAAAGCGACAATTTCAATGAACTAAATGACATTAATTTCCCTTCGATTATTAGTGATACTAAAATTGTCGAACTTTGGAAGAATTCGACAAAACGAGCGACggataaattacaaattgcgACAAATAATGTTCTCGCGAAAGCCTGTAAACCTGATCGTATCCACGGGTTATTATTtcttgaataa
- the LOC132909978 gene encoding uncharacterized protein LOC132909978: protein MLKKIETERQQKLLENLANMKWKKVIRQAQIRKKQEDKYRQKQKLFRRKHVETIKRTDAIVKSNCDSIHEAQIINECVLYTPKNQKEIKLDKEKRIASNIMQESKLNSAASNGRKNKTVLMEDSMENIKFYFWLNQLNCALHKKYLRERRHLVRSFYCQPFYYGSATPYIK from the exons ATgcttaaaaaaatagaaaccgAACGGCAGCAGAAGTTACTTGAAAATTTGGCAAatatgaaatggaaaaaagtaATACGGCAG GCACAAATACGCAAAAAGCAGGAAGATAAATATCGtcaaaaacagaaattatttcgtaGAAAACACGTTGAAACGATTAAACGAACAGATGCGATAGTAAAATCTAATTGTGATAGCATCCATGAAGCACAAATTATCAATGAATGTGTTTTGTATACGCCGAAAaatcaaaaagaaataaaattagataaagaaaagagaatcGCATCGAATATTATGCA GGAATCAAAACTGAATAGTGCAGCAAGTAACGGTCGAAAGAATAAAACAGTTTTGATGGAGGATTCTATGGAAaacattaaattctatttttggTTAAATCAATTGAATTGTGCTCTTCATAAGAAGTATTTACGCGAACGCCGACATCTTGTACGATCATTTTATTGTCAACCTTTCTATTATGGGAGTGCAACAccttatatcaaataa
- the LOC132909966 gene encoding translation initiation factor eIF-2B subunit alpha, giving the protein MEKKEICQYFNGIIKNEKDVSAGMAAIRTLLKVLEYSESETVQELRYCLQNAIDAMRSTENPVTAIASGSELFLRFITLATLDTPSFAECKGIMLHRGKMFYEKLVAARGKVAKVAAHFIKDGSKILTHSKSRVVLQAMKGAVESNKIFQVYVTCSSPDNSGQEMCQNLTDLGVSCTLILDSAMGYVMEQVDMVMVGAEGVAESGGVINKVGTYTMAMCAKEVKKPFYVLTESFKFSRIYPLNQVDLPNEFKYTASTLKKDLQKEHPLVDYTPPHYISLLFTDLGILTPSAVSDELIKLYL; this is encoded by the exons ATGGAAAAGAAAG aAATTTGTCAATACTTCAATGGCatcataaaaaatgaaaaagatgttTCTGCTGGGATGGCTGCTATACGCACATTACTAAAAGTTTTGGAATATTCAGAAT ctGAAACAGTTCAAGAACTCAGGTATTGTCTGCAAAATGCAATAGATGCGATGAGATCCACTGAAAATCCTGTAACTGCTATTGCATCTGGCAGtgaattatttcttcgttttataacTTTGGCTACATTAGATACTCCT tCATTTGCAGAATGCAAGGGTATTATGCTTCATAGAGGGAAGatgttttatgagaaattagTAGCTGCCAGAGGAAAAGTAGCAAAAGTTGCAGCACACTTTATTAAGGATGGttct AAAATACTTACTCATTCAAAGTCTAGAGTTGTATTGCAAGCAATGAAGGGAGCTgttgaaagtaataaaatatttcaagtatatGTAACATGTTCTTCTCCAGATAATAGTGG GCAGGAAATGTGTCAAAATTTGACAGATTTGGGTGTATCTTGCACATTAATATTAGATTCTGCAATGGGATATGTTATGGAACAAGTTGATATGGTTATGGTAGGAGCAGAAGGGGTCGCAGAAAGTGGAGGTGTCATTAATAAG GTTGGCACATATACAATGGCAATGTGTGctaaagaagtaaaaaaaccattttatgtattaacagagagtttcaaattttcaagaatataTCCATTAAATCAAGTCGATCTTCCAAATGAATTTAAG TATACAGCAAGCACGTTAAAAAAGGACTTGCAGAAAGAACATCCATTAGTTGATTATACACCTCCACATTATATCAGCCTCTTATTTACTGATTTAGGTATATTAACACCTTCAGCTGTAAGTGATGaacttattaaattatacttgTAA